Proteins from one Mauremys reevesii isolate NIE-2019 unplaced genomic scaffold, ASM1616193v1 Contig2, whole genome shotgun sequence genomic window:
- the ACY3 gene encoding N-acyl-aromatic-L-amino acid amidohydrolase (carboxylate-forming) isoform X2 — protein sequence MHPQGHQGAGWRPAPQQAPDWGAEAIAVGLALANPQLPLSSWVEFPSGRLLFSLPCYSCTAAPKIWLPASGFCVPLITHWPQHPAEDSVPIWIVLRFFHTCLSRAAAEMAASCRIKPLSRVAVCGGTHGNEMSGIYLAKHWLRDPMELQRGSFTVTPFLGNPRAIEKCVRYVGRDLNRTFTTEFLSSAEAEDEPYEVVLAREINQTYGPKGSAQAFDFMFDLHNTTASMGICLIVDSEESLLPMHMCHYIQMHYTRSPCPIYLYKLPGEETYSINSVAKAGLALELGPQPQQVVRADLFTQMRDLIACALDFIELFNKGTVFPAFEIDAYKITGCMDYPRYPDGEISAMVHPKLQGPNLPDLQRGGDPLRGQHHHLPGLHQRGCLL from the exons ATGCACCCTCAGggccaccagggggcaggctGGAGGCCAGCACCGCAACAAGCACCTGACTGGGGAGCCGAGGCCATAGCAGTGGGTCTGGCTCTAgccaacccccagctcccattaagCTCCTGGGTGGAGTTTCCCTCTGGCCGTCTCCTGTTTTCCCTCCCCTGTTATAGCTGTACAGCAGCCCCTAAG ATTTGGCTTCCTGCCAGTGGCTTTTGTGTTCCTCTTATAACCCACTGGCCCCAGCATCCTGCTGAGGATTCTGTCCCCATCTGGATCGTCCTGAGGTTCTTCCACACCTGCCT CAGCAGAGCAGCCGCAGAAATGGCAGCCTCTTGTCGTATCAAGCCCTTGAGCCGTGTGGCGGTGTGTGGAGGCACCCACGGTAATGAAATGTCAGGCATCTACCTGGCCAAGCACTGGCTGCGGGATCCCATGGAGCTGCAGCGTGGCAGCTTTACTGTCACGCCCTTCCTGGGCAACCCACGTGCCATTGAGAAGTGTGTGCGTTACGTGGGACGGGACCTGAACCGCACCTTCACCACCGAGTTCCTCAG ctccgcAGAGGCAGAGGACGAGCCCTATGAGGTGGTCCTGGCTCGCGAGATCAACCAGACCTACGGCCCCAAGGGCTCGGCCCAGGCCTTTGACTTCATGTTCGACCTGCACAACACCACGGCCAGCATGGGCATCTGCCTTATCGTGGACTCAGAGGAGAGCCTGCTGCCCATGCACATGTGCCACTACATCCAG atgCACTACACACGGAGCCCCTGTCCCATCTACCTGTACAAGTTGCCAGGCGAGGAGACTTACTCCATCAACTCGGTGGCCAAAGCCGGGCTAG CGCTGGAGCTGGGGCCACAGCCCCAGCAGGTGGTGAGAGCTGACCTGTTCACTCAGATGAGAGACCTCATAGCTTGCGCATTGGACTTCATTGAACTCTTTAACAAGG GCACAGTGTTCCCTGCCTTTGAGATCGACGCGTACAAGATCACCGGGTGCATGGACTATCCCCGCTACCCAGATGGGGAGATCTCAGCAATGGTGCATCCCAAGCTGCAG GGACCCAATCTTCCAGACCTTCAGCGGGGAGGAGATCCTCTACGAGGGCAACACCACCATCTACCCGGCCTTCATCAACGAGGCTGCCTACTATGA
- the ACY3 gene encoding N-acyl-aromatic-L-amino acid amidohydrolase (carboxylate-forming) isoform X1 has product MHPQGHQGAGWRPAPQQAPDWGAEAIAVGLALANPQLPLSSWVEFPSGRLLFSLPCYSCTAAPKIWLPASGFCVPLITHWPQHPAEDSVPIWIVLRFFHTCLSRAAAEMAASCRIKPLSRVAVCGGTHGNEMSGIYLAKHWLRDPMELQRGSFTVTPFLGNPRAIEKCVRYVGRDLNRTFTTEFLSSAEAEDEPYEVVLAREINQTYGPKGSAQAFDFMFDLHNTTASMGICLIVDSEESLLPMHMCHYIQMHYTRSPCPIYLYKLPGEETYSINSVAKAGLALELGPQPQQVVRADLFTQMRDLIACALDFIELFNKGTVFPAFEIDAYKITGCMDYPRYPDGEISAMVHPKLQDKNFLPLNPRDPIFQTFSGEEILYEGNTTIYPAFINEAAYYEKKVAFAMMEEHTFSIPGLQRE; this is encoded by the exons ATGCACCCTCAGggccaccagggggcaggctGGAGGCCAGCACCGCAACAAGCACCTGACTGGGGAGCCGAGGCCATAGCAGTGGGTCTGGCTCTAgccaacccccagctcccattaagCTCCTGGGTGGAGTTTCCCTCTGGCCGTCTCCTGTTTTCCCTCCCCTGTTATAGCTGTACAGCAGCCCCTAAG ATTTGGCTTCCTGCCAGTGGCTTTTGTGTTCCTCTTATAACCCACTGGCCCCAGCATCCTGCTGAGGATTCTGTCCCCATCTGGATCGTCCTGAGGTTCTTCCACACCTGCCT CAGCAGAGCAGCCGCAGAAATGGCAGCCTCTTGTCGTATCAAGCCCTTGAGCCGTGTGGCGGTGTGTGGAGGCACCCACGGTAATGAAATGTCAGGCATCTACCTGGCCAAGCACTGGCTGCGGGATCCCATGGAGCTGCAGCGTGGCAGCTTTACTGTCACGCCCTTCCTGGGCAACCCACGTGCCATTGAGAAGTGTGTGCGTTACGTGGGACGGGACCTGAACCGCACCTTCACCACCGAGTTCCTCAG ctccgcAGAGGCAGAGGACGAGCCCTATGAGGTGGTCCTGGCTCGCGAGATCAACCAGACCTACGGCCCCAAGGGCTCGGCCCAGGCCTTTGACTTCATGTTCGACCTGCACAACACCACGGCCAGCATGGGCATCTGCCTTATCGTGGACTCAGAGGAGAGCCTGCTGCCCATGCACATGTGCCACTACATCCAG atgCACTACACACGGAGCCCCTGTCCCATCTACCTGTACAAGTTGCCAGGCGAGGAGACTTACTCCATCAACTCGGTGGCCAAAGCCGGGCTAG CGCTGGAGCTGGGGCCACAGCCCCAGCAGGTGGTGAGAGCTGACCTGTTCACTCAGATGAGAGACCTCATAGCTTGCGCATTGGACTTCATTGAACTCTTTAACAAGG GCACAGTGTTCCCTGCCTTTGAGATCGACGCGTACAAGATCACCGGGTGCATGGACTATCCCCGCTACCCAGATGGGGAGATCTCAGCAATGGTGCATCCCAAGCTGCAG GATAAGAATTTCCTTCCCTTGAACCCCAGGGACCCAATCTTCCAGACCTTCAGCGGGGAGGAGATCCTCTACGAGGGCAACACCACCATCTACCCGGCCTTCATCAACGAGGCTGCCTACTATGAGAAGAAGGTGGCCTTTGCCATGATGGAGGAGCACACGTTCTCCATCCCTGGCCTGCAGAGAGAATGA
- the ACY3 gene encoding N-acyl-aromatic-L-amino acid amidohydrolase (carboxylate-forming) isoform X4, translated as MQNPPAPITGEIWLPASGFCVPLITHWPQHPAEDSVPIWIVLRFFHTCLSRAAAEMAASCRIKPLSRVAVCGGTHGNEMSGIYLAKHWLRDPMELQRGSFTVTPFLGNPRAIEKCVRYVGRDLNRTFTTEFLSSAEAEDEPYEVVLAREINQTYGPKGSAQAFDFMFDLHNTTASMGICLIVDSEESLLPMHMCHYIQMHYTRSPCPIYLYKLPGEETYSINSVAKAGLALELGPQPQQVVRADLFTQMRDLIACALDFIELFNKGTVFPAFEIDAYKITGCMDYPRYPDGEISAMVHPKLQDKNFLPLNPRDPIFQTFSGEEILYEGNTTIYPAFINEAAYYEKKVAFAMMEEHTFSIPGLQRE; from the exons ATGCAGAACCCCCCGGCACCCatcacaggggag ATTTGGCTTCCTGCCAGTGGCTTTTGTGTTCCTCTTATAACCCACTGGCCCCAGCATCCTGCTGAGGATTCTGTCCCCATCTGGATCGTCCTGAGGTTCTTCCACACCTGCCT CAGCAGAGCAGCCGCAGAAATGGCAGCCTCTTGTCGTATCAAGCCCTTGAGCCGTGTGGCGGTGTGTGGAGGCACCCACGGTAATGAAATGTCAGGCATCTACCTGGCCAAGCACTGGCTGCGGGATCCCATGGAGCTGCAGCGTGGCAGCTTTACTGTCACGCCCTTCCTGGGCAACCCACGTGCCATTGAGAAGTGTGTGCGTTACGTGGGACGGGACCTGAACCGCACCTTCACCACCGAGTTCCTCAG ctccgcAGAGGCAGAGGACGAGCCCTATGAGGTGGTCCTGGCTCGCGAGATCAACCAGACCTACGGCCCCAAGGGCTCGGCCCAGGCCTTTGACTTCATGTTCGACCTGCACAACACCACGGCCAGCATGGGCATCTGCCTTATCGTGGACTCAGAGGAGAGCCTGCTGCCCATGCACATGTGCCACTACATCCAG atgCACTACACACGGAGCCCCTGTCCCATCTACCTGTACAAGTTGCCAGGCGAGGAGACTTACTCCATCAACTCGGTGGCCAAAGCCGGGCTAG CGCTGGAGCTGGGGCCACAGCCCCAGCAGGTGGTGAGAGCTGACCTGTTCACTCAGATGAGAGACCTCATAGCTTGCGCATTGGACTTCATTGAACTCTTTAACAAGG GCACAGTGTTCCCTGCCTTTGAGATCGACGCGTACAAGATCACCGGGTGCATGGACTATCCCCGCTACCCAGATGGGGAGATCTCAGCAATGGTGCATCCCAAGCTGCAG GATAAGAATTTCCTTCCCTTGAACCCCAGGGACCCAATCTTCCAGACCTTCAGCGGGGAGGAGATCCTCTACGAGGGCAACACCACCATCTACCCGGCCTTCATCAACGAGGCTGCCTACTATGAGAAGAAGGTGGCCTTTGCCATGATGGAGGAGCACACGTTCTCCATCCCTGGCCTGCAGAGAGAATGA
- the ACY3 gene encoding N-acyl-aromatic-L-amino acid amidohydrolase (carboxylate-forming) isoform X3 gives MEWSQLIRGKAFVPHTQSACTTHCHEIWLPASGFCVPLITHWPQHPAEDSVPIWIVLRFFHTCLSRAAAEMAASCRIKPLSRVAVCGGTHGNEMSGIYLAKHWLRDPMELQRGSFTVTPFLGNPRAIEKCVRYVGRDLNRTFTTEFLSSAEAEDEPYEVVLAREINQTYGPKGSAQAFDFMFDLHNTTASMGICLIVDSEESLLPMHMCHYIQMHYTRSPCPIYLYKLPGEETYSINSVAKAGLALELGPQPQQVVRADLFTQMRDLIACALDFIELFNKGTVFPAFEIDAYKITGCMDYPRYPDGEISAMVHPKLQDKNFLPLNPRDPIFQTFSGEEILYEGNTTIYPAFINEAAYYEKKVAFAMMEEHTFSIPGLQRE, from the exons ATGGAATGGAGCCAACTGATCAGAGGAAAAGCCTTTGTACCCCACACCCAATCAGCCTGCACAACTCATTGCCACGAG ATTTGGCTTCCTGCCAGTGGCTTTTGTGTTCCTCTTATAACCCACTGGCCCCAGCATCCTGCTGAGGATTCTGTCCCCATCTGGATCGTCCTGAGGTTCTTCCACACCTGCCT CAGCAGAGCAGCCGCAGAAATGGCAGCCTCTTGTCGTATCAAGCCCTTGAGCCGTGTGGCGGTGTGTGGAGGCACCCACGGTAATGAAATGTCAGGCATCTACCTGGCCAAGCACTGGCTGCGGGATCCCATGGAGCTGCAGCGTGGCAGCTTTACTGTCACGCCCTTCCTGGGCAACCCACGTGCCATTGAGAAGTGTGTGCGTTACGTGGGACGGGACCTGAACCGCACCTTCACCACCGAGTTCCTCAG ctccgcAGAGGCAGAGGACGAGCCCTATGAGGTGGTCCTGGCTCGCGAGATCAACCAGACCTACGGCCCCAAGGGCTCGGCCCAGGCCTTTGACTTCATGTTCGACCTGCACAACACCACGGCCAGCATGGGCATCTGCCTTATCGTGGACTCAGAGGAGAGCCTGCTGCCCATGCACATGTGCCACTACATCCAG atgCACTACACACGGAGCCCCTGTCCCATCTACCTGTACAAGTTGCCAGGCGAGGAGACTTACTCCATCAACTCGGTGGCCAAAGCCGGGCTAG CGCTGGAGCTGGGGCCACAGCCCCAGCAGGTGGTGAGAGCTGACCTGTTCACTCAGATGAGAGACCTCATAGCTTGCGCATTGGACTTCATTGAACTCTTTAACAAGG GCACAGTGTTCCCTGCCTTTGAGATCGACGCGTACAAGATCACCGGGTGCATGGACTATCCCCGCTACCCAGATGGGGAGATCTCAGCAATGGTGCATCCCAAGCTGCAG GATAAGAATTTCCTTCCCTTGAACCCCAGGGACCCAATCTTCCAGACCTTCAGCGGGGAGGAGATCCTCTACGAGGGCAACACCACCATCTACCCGGCCTTCATCAACGAGGCTGCCTACTATGAGAAGAAGGTGGCCTTTGCCATGATGGAGGAGCACACGTTCTCCATCCCTGGCCTGCAGAGAGAATGA
- the ACY3 gene encoding N-acyl-aromatic-L-amino acid amidohydrolase (carboxylate-forming) isoform X5, with translation MAASCRIKPLSRVAVCGGTHGNEMSGIYLAKHWLRDPMELQRGSFTVTPFLGNPRAIEKCVRYVGRDLNRTFTTEFLSSAEAEDEPYEVVLAREINQTYGPKGSAQAFDFMFDLHNTTASMGICLIVDSEESLLPMHMCHYIQMHYTRSPCPIYLYKLPGEETYSINSVAKAGLALELGPQPQQVVRADLFTQMRDLIACALDFIELFNKGTVFPAFEIDAYKITGCMDYPRYPDGEISAMVHPKLQDKNFLPLNPRDPIFQTFSGEEILYEGNTTIYPAFINEAAYYEKKVAFAMMEEHTFSIPGLQRE, from the exons ATGGCAGCCTCTTGTCGTATCAAGCCCTTGAGCCGTGTGGCGGTGTGTGGAGGCACCCACGGTAATGAAATGTCAGGCATCTACCTGGCCAAGCACTGGCTGCGGGATCCCATGGAGCTGCAGCGTGGCAGCTTTACTGTCACGCCCTTCCTGGGCAACCCACGTGCCATTGAGAAGTGTGTGCGTTACGTGGGACGGGACCTGAACCGCACCTTCACCACCGAGTTCCTCAG ctccgcAGAGGCAGAGGACGAGCCCTATGAGGTGGTCCTGGCTCGCGAGATCAACCAGACCTACGGCCCCAAGGGCTCGGCCCAGGCCTTTGACTTCATGTTCGACCTGCACAACACCACGGCCAGCATGGGCATCTGCCTTATCGTGGACTCAGAGGAGAGCCTGCTGCCCATGCACATGTGCCACTACATCCAG atgCACTACACACGGAGCCCCTGTCCCATCTACCTGTACAAGTTGCCAGGCGAGGAGACTTACTCCATCAACTCGGTGGCCAAAGCCGGGCTAG CGCTGGAGCTGGGGCCACAGCCCCAGCAGGTGGTGAGAGCTGACCTGTTCACTCAGATGAGAGACCTCATAGCTTGCGCATTGGACTTCATTGAACTCTTTAACAAGG GCACAGTGTTCCCTGCCTTTGAGATCGACGCGTACAAGATCACCGGGTGCATGGACTATCCCCGCTACCCAGATGGGGAGATCTCAGCAATGGTGCATCCCAAGCTGCAG GATAAGAATTTCCTTCCCTTGAACCCCAGGGACCCAATCTTCCAGACCTTCAGCGGGGAGGAGATCCTCTACGAGGGCAACACCACCATCTACCCGGCCTTCATCAACGAGGCTGCCTACTATGAGAAGAAGGTGGCCTTTGCCATGATGGAGGAGCACACGTTCTCCATCCCTGGCCTGCAGAGAGAATGA
- the LOC120393390 gene encoding calcium-binding protein 4-like: protein MAMGPTTLASAHITRDPPPLTRLPLWGLGTDLRVSPAVGGHVDFEDFVEMMGPKLREETAHMVGVRELKIAFRELDRNGDGEISSTELKDALLALLGEQIPLLEEILRDVNLNGDGHVDFDEFVMMLSSR from the exons CAccagagacccccctcccctcactcgACTTCCATTGTGGGGGCTGGGCACTGATCTCCGTGTCTCTCCCGCAGTGGGTGGGCATGTGGACTTTGAGGACTTTGTGGAGATGATGGGGCCGAAGCTGCGTGAGGAGACAGCCCACATGGTGGGGGTGCGTGAGCTCAAGATTGCCTTCCGTGAG ttgGACAGGAACGGGGACGGGGAGATCAGCAGCACAGAGCTGAAGGAcgccctcctggccctgctgggggagcagatCCCGCTGCTGGAGGAGATCCTGCGCGATGTTAACCTCAATGGGGACGGCCATGTGGACTTTGACG AGTTTGTGATGATGTTGTCCTCCCGCTAA